A portion of the Candidatus Aminicenantes bacterium genome contains these proteins:
- a CDS encoding response regulator, whose protein sequence is MANGRVLVIDDEASIRELLCDFLSSEAIACSNVATLAQALELLKDNSFNLVLLDRNLDAIRGEQIIPRIRRIHPGIPVVIMTGDHQFNENSLKHVAADGILHKPFKFDEFMQLVGKFVESE, encoded by the coding sequence ATGGCGAACGGCAGGGTTCTCGTTATCGATGATGAAGCCTCGATCCGCGAACTGTTGTGCGATTTTCTCTCCAGCGAGGCAATCGCTTGCAGCAACGTGGCCACGTTGGCGCAAGCACTGGAACTATTGAAGGACAATTCCTTTAACCTGGTGCTGCTGGACCGGAACCTGGACGCCATTCGCGGTGAACAGATCATTCCCCGCATCCGGCGAATCCATCCGGGCATTCCCGTGGTCATAATGACCGGAGACCATCAATTCAACGAAAACTCCCTGAAACACGTTGCCGCAGACGGTATTCTTCACAAGCCGTTCAAGTTCGATGAGTTCATGCAGTTGGTTGGGAAGTTCGTGGAGTCTGAATGA